The DNA region CCGCTGGCAACGTAAGCGGACATTTCCTGTGCGCGGCACATGGAGCAGTTGATGTCTTCGTCATTGATATCAGGAAAATAATTGCGGTGGTGCAGACCGATCTTCCAGCCTGATTTTGCAAAAAGTTTGATTGTAGCATCCTGAAGCGAGCCTTTGGGTACACCGAGTTTTAATTTCTGAGACATTATTTGTAGACCTCCTTGGGATCAAAAACGACTGGGGAACATTCAGTTACTTTGCCGTCTTTAAGTTCACGATAAAAGCAGCTTCTGTAACCTTTGTGGCAAGCGGCTCCGCCGATCTGCTCAATGAGCAGAACCAATGTATCATCATCGCAGTCAATGCGGATGGATTTTATCTTCTGGACATGACCTGAAGTTCCGCCTTTATGCCAGAGAGTCTGCCTGCTTCTGCTCCAATAATGGGCTTCACCGGTTTCAATGGTTTTATTCCATGACTCTTCGTTCATGTAGGCCATCATCAGTACTTCTCCAGTTTCGGCATCCTGCGCGATTGCCGGGACAAGTCCTTTCATTTTTTCAAAATCCGGCTTGATCATACCTTCCTCTGCGTGTTTTTACGAATACGCCCTGCTTGGCCGGCACACGGTCAGGCATGCCTTTCACGCATTCGTAGTCCTTGTGTATTTCAGTTATATATAGACTGCAATATTGAAGGACTGACATACATTGTCAATGTTAAGTTTTTATTGCGGAAGTATTAATTCCGATACATGAGCCTTTAAAAAATCAAGCTTATTCCCTCAGGACAAAAAAAGCGCCTCCTGAGTTCAGGCGGCGCTTTGTAGAAGTTCTGTTGGAAAGTTGCGGGAGAATTATTCTCCTTTTTCCTTACACTCCTTGCATACGCCGAAGAGATACATTTCATGATGTGTGAGAGCGAAACCATGCTTGTTAGCCAGTTTTTCCTGAAGATGTTCAATTTCAGGATCAAGAGCTTCAATGGTTTTGCCGCAATGCTCACAGACCAGATGATCGTGATGCTCATGGCCGTATTTATGCTCGTAACGAAGCACGCCGTCGTTGAAATCAACAGCTTTGGCAATGCCTGATTCAGCAAGAAGTTTGAGGGTACGGTAAACAGTAGCCTGTCCGATGGAAGGATCTTCTTCACGGATTATGTTGTATAGCTCTTCAGATGACAAATGACCTTCCTCACGCAGAAAAATCTCAAGAATGAGTTTTCTCTGAGGGGTCATTTTAAGTTTCTGCTTTGCCAGAAAATCTGTAAATACTATCTGTGCAGGCTTCATAAGTTTATCCGTTTTGTTTAGTCGCATATAAGCAGAACACTGTCTTACATTGGCCTAACTATAAATGTCAAATGGTCATTGCTGTTCAAGTAATGTAGAGGTATGAAAATAACAAGGCTGCAGGATGGCGGAGCTGTTTTTTGAGTTAATCATAATTTAAGGAGTTTCAATGGAAATTCAGGAATTCATACAGGGCTGGGACAAAGATCCCGGCGGTGCCAAAGACATTTTTATCACTCTTAAAAATCTTTTGGAAGAACTTGATGACACCACGATCGCTTTTAAAGCCCGTCCCGGTGTCAGCTATTCAATGCGCGGGGTTAAGGGATCTCAGAAACGTCCGCTTTTCGTCATGGTTGATGTTATTGATGATGATCCTGATAACCGCTGGCTTTCAGTCTGCTTTTACGGCGACTCAGTCACTGACCCGGATGAGGTTGGTGATTTTGTTCCCGAAGGTCTTCTGGGTGAAGACGGTTTCTGCTTTGATGTGGAACCTGAACATAAGGAATATATTTGCGACAGAGTTAAAGAAGCTCATTCTAAAGCTGTTTAGCTTTTATAGAGCAGAGATAATAATAAAATCCGAAATTGGTATTATAAATATCAATTTCGGATTTTATTATTATATATGTACGAAATTTAATTTGTTTTAAGCATTTAATTTGTGCTATTCATAAATTGCAGAAGCTGTTTTATGCCTACTTCTGAGTTGTTGGTCTATAAAGTTTATAGAACTATTTAATATTCAAGATGTAATTGTGGAGAGTATGACATGAGTGAAGATACAAATTCCAAAAATCTTGAACCTGTTTTGCCGATTGAAAAAATTCTTCAGCCGTTTAATGATTTTATAAGAATCGAATCCTCAGGTGGAATCGTGCTTATTTTGAGTACTATTCTGGCTCTTGTCTGGGCTAATTCCCCCTGGGGAGGTCTTTACGAGTCATTCAAGAATATGACTGTAACAATCGGAGCCGGTGATTTTGTCCTCAGCAAACCAGCTGTGTTGTGGATAAATGACGGTTTGATGGCTATTTTCTTTTTTCTGGTAGGGCTTGAGATCAAGCGTGAAGTCCTTGTCGGCGAACTCAATTCACTGAAGCATGCGATGCTGCCTATATTTGCTGCTGTCGGTGGAATGGTAGCTCCAGCACTTTTTTATGCGCTTTTCAATCATGGAACTTCATCCGCTGGCGGCTGGGGAATCCCCATGGCCACTGATATCGCTTTCAGTCTTGGTATTTTATCTCTTCTTGGAAAACGTGCTCCGCTCAGCCTTAAAATTTTTCTGACAGCTGTGGCTATTGTCGATGATATTGGTGCAATTCTGGTAATTGCTATTTTTTATTCATCAGGTATTTCGTTGTATCTCATTGGTTTTGCGATATTTCTGCTGGTAGTGATGTTCGTAATGAACAAGCTGGGTGTTCGTTCCCCAATTCCGTATGTCATTCTGGGCGGCCTGATGTGGCTCGCTTTTCTGAAAAGCGGTATCCATGCGACTGTAGCAGGTGTTCTTGCTGCTATGGCTATTCCTGCACGTTCTGAAATATGCTGTAATAATTTTCTGGTTTCAGCGCGTGATTCACTGGGTGAGTATGAAATGTCCGGTGGTTCAGGAGATACTGTCCTTTCCAATAAAAGAATGCTGTCTGCTCTCGGTGATCTGCATAACACTGTTCTGCTGGCATCGCCTCCACTGAAAAGAATTGAACACAACCTACATTACTGGGTGGCTTTCGGCATTATGCCGATCTTTGCTCTTGCCAATGCGGGGATTGATTTTACCCCGGATAATGGAACAGCAATTAATCTTTTTCATCCTGTCAGTTTTGGTATTATCTGCGGCCTTATTCTGGGTAAAGTTGTCGGAATATGCCTCGCCAGTTTTATTGCCGTTAAAAGCGGAGCGGCCGAGATGCCTTCGGGAATGGTTCCGGGGCACTTTTTCGGAGCCAGTCTGCTCGCTGGAATCGGTTTTACCATGTCGATTTTTATAACCACACTGGCGTGGGATGACAGTTCTGAATTTATAGCAACCGCAAAACTTAGTATTTTGCTTGCCTCTGCAATAGCGGGTCTTGCCGGATTTCTTGTATTAAGAACATGCAGGCTGTCAGTTGGATGTTCTATTGATAATTAAGAAAATCAGGTTGCTTTCCTGTTTTATAAACGGGGTGGATAATGTCTGAATGCTTAGATTTGCTTGAAGAAATAGAGTCCCTCAAAAATAAGCTTGCCCGAAAAAGCGAGGATCTTGATTTCTGCGAAAGGCGTTTTCGTAAAATAGTTGAGCATACCCCGAGCGGGGTGTGTATTACTGATGAAAATGGTATTTTTGAATATGTTAACCCTGCTTACTGCAAGATTTACGGCTATGAGGCTAACGACCTTTTAGGCAAGTCATTTTTGATGATTGTTCCTGAAAAGAATAGACATTTTATGGAAGAACTTCACCGGAAATATATTGACGGGGAAGAAGAAGTTCAGGGTGAATGGGAAGTTGTTGATTCGAAGGGGCAGATAAAAAATATTATTGCCGATGCATCAATGCTTACTGATGGTGACGGGAAAAAATATAAAGCAACCTTCATTGTTGATATCACCAGCAGGCGCAGAATTGAAGAACTCAGAAAAGACGTTGAGCGTATGACACGGCACGATCTGCGAAGCCCTCTTTCTTCATTGATTCATCTGCCTGAGCTGATGAGAGATTTGGGACCGCTCACAGCTGAACAGAGTGATCTGATGGAACTTGTCAGGCTATCAGGCAAAAGGATGCTCAACATGCTGAGTATGTCGATGGAGCTGTTTAAGATGGAAGAGGGGGCTTATGCTCCTGATCTTAAAGAATTTAATCTTATCGATTTGTTAAAAAGGGTTTTTTATGAAGTGACCATGAATATGAGTATTGATAGCTCATCCTGCGTTTTAGAAAATGGAGATTGCCTGATTATCAGGGCGGATGAGAATCTCATAGAGTCTTTATTTTATAATCTGGTTACCAATGCTTTTGAGGCCTCGGAATCACTTCCGGATAAAGAACCGGTGAAAGTCCGTATTAATTGTAATGAAAAAGAAGTGATTGTAGATATTTTGAACAGAGGGGAAGTTCCGCCTGAAGTCAGGGAGACCTTTTTTGATAAATATGTGACCTCTGGCAAGAAAAAGGGAACAGGAATAGGTACTTATATGGCCTCCATGGCCGCAGAAGTTCACGGGGGAAAGATCAGCCTTAATTCTTCTGTTCCCGGATTTACACTGGTTTCAGTTACCCTGCCGCGAACAGAGGATTAATTTTTCAAGGTGACGGTTATTTCATTTCCTGCCAGTCTCCATGCCGGAAAACCGCCTTCAAGATTGAAGACCCTGTAGCCTTTTTCTGCGAGTATTCCCGCAGCAATATAAGGAGAAGGGCAGAAGGTGCTGCGGCAGTAAACAGCACACATTTTTTTATCTGAGCAGTCCGGGATATCTTTAATAGAATCTGTTGTTGCTGAAACCGCTCCGGGAATATGTCCTGAATCATATTCCGTCTGCGGGCGCAGGTCGAAAATTAAAATATTTTCTGAAGAAACAAGTTCATCAAATTTTTCAGCAGCAATATTTTCAAGTGGCGCATTGGAAGGGAGAGTTTCAGACAGCAGCCGGTTAAGTTCAGGAAGATTTTTTATAGCAACATGGTGTAAATGAATCATGAGTGAAATTACCTTGTTGTCTGAAAGAAAATAAATAACCCGCTGACCTTCCTGCCTGCTGTAAATAAGTCCGCACTGCCGTAATATTTTAAGATGATGGGAGGTATTGGCTACAGACATATTGCTGGCCTGTGCCAGTGAATCAACATCTCTTTCTCCCTGTGAAAGCAGTTCCACCAGCTCCACCCGGTTCGCGTGGGCAAGTCCTTTGGCCACGGTTGCAAAGACTTCATTAAGTTGTGATTTAGCTACAGTTCTTGGCATTTTTATATTTACCCCATGTTTAAAGCAGGAAAAGCAGTCTGTTGCCGCTGCGGTCAGCTGGCAGTAATATTAATTCCAATAACTTTCCACCATAACAGATCGAGCGGAAAGAGAATAAAAACAGTTATCAGCGCCAGAGTAAGACATGTAATTAAAATTGAACGGTAAGGAAGCTCTGCTGTCTGGTTTCCCACAACTAGAGGCGGAGCCTGATAAGGAAAAATAATCGTGGAAAATGCCGGAACCAGCAGCATTAGAACAGTATGGAGGGGCATATTTCCGGCTACAGCCAGATCTTTGATCAGAGGCACCATGATAGAAGGGATGCTCGGCATGGAGGTGAACAGTCCTGTGGACATGAACAGGGCCAGCAGGGGTGGCAGGTTAATAATTCCGCCGTCCTGATTGAATGGCATTACCTGCAAAAGGTGCTTGATGAGTATCGAGCTTAAATCAACTGATTTTATTATATTCCCCAACCCGATAGCACAGGCCACAAACAGCAGGGTCTCAATTTTTAATCCCCCCAGCAGTTCTCTGCCGAACCAGCCCCGCAGAGGCAGCAGCAGAATGATAGCCGCACCCATGCTGATCCAGCCCGGTGATATTCCATGGATTGAATCAAGCATCCATAATGCCAGTGCAGCGAGCAGGACGGCAATGGTCCCTTTTTCGCGGATGCTCCAGTTGTCATTTTTTATTTTGATATCCTGACAATCGAGATTTGAAGGAAAGAAAAAGCATAACACAGCCCAGATGCAGATGCCTTTCAGAAGTCCCAGAACAGGAAAGTTTACCAGCAGATAGTGCATATAGCCTATGTCATAATCATAAATGGCTTTGGCTGATCCCGCAAAAACGATATTAGGCAGATTTGCCGGAAGTATGGCAAATGGAGGCATGTATGTCCCCAGAATCCCGGCAAGGACTATGCCTGCGTATCCTTTGTCCCTTGCCGTGAAACCGCAGTCTTTTGCCAGACCAATAAGAATTGGGGTGAGTATTACAATTCTTCCCATTGCCGACGGGATGAAGAATGAAAATATAAGTCCGCCGCAGATAATTTTTGCCAGCAGTGAGCGGTATGTTGTTTTGTCCGTAACTGGAAAAATTGAAGCAAGTCTCCGACTAAGCCCTGATTCACGGATAGCTTTGCCTATTATCAGTCCTGAAAATACCAGCCAGAATGCAGGAGTGGTGAAACCGCTGAATATTACCGCAGGTTCAACCGCATTACTGGCTGCAAGAGTCAGAAAAAATAGTATTGCCGCAGTGCCTTCGGAAATAATTTGAAATCCCCAGCAGCAGATCAGAAAAACAACTGATCCTGCGACAACTCTGGACTGCCATGAATAGCCGCTCATATATATTTCAATAGCTAAAATGAGACATGCAGCAATGATCAGCCCTGCCGAGCGTAATTTATTATGCATTTTATCCTCTTTAAATATTCAAATGAATATTTGAATAATATGCCAGAGTATTATTGTCAATGCCCGGTGTCTGGACTGATTTATGCTATTTTTTAGGCGTAATAGTTTATAATTATTATTTATTTTGAGCAGTCTAGCTTGAGGTCGACAATGTCTTCATCTTCATTTTCTGTTATTTCAAAACCGAATTTTTTAGCTAATCCCTGCATGGCCTTGTTTTCAAAAAGAGTCTGGCCGACAAGAAATTCTGTCCGCCTTTCTTTGGTATAGCCAATAATTTTTTTGAAAAGAATGCTTCCGAGTCCTGATCCCTGCATATCGGAGCGAACCAGAATAGCGAACTCGGCTTCCGAGTTGTCAGGTATGGTTGAGGTCCTGACAACTCCAAGAGTTTCAGGGATACCGTCATCGCTTTGTGTTGTAGCAATAAAAGCCATTTCCCGGTCGTAATCAATCTGGGTAAAGCGTGACATGTCTTTATGGTCGAATTCACGGCGCACTACCCCGAAGAAGCGCATCCGCATATCTTCATCGGAAATCTGCGTTAAAAAGCTGTAATGTGCTGGCTCGTCTTCCGGTCTTATCGGTCTCAAGGTTACATGCCTTCCGTCTTTCAGGGTCACACTTTCCTCAAGTTCTCTGGGGTATGGGCGAATAGCGAGTTGAGGACATTTTTCGCCGCATCCGGTAACTTCAATTTTTGCGCCGAGGGCCAGAACTCCGGATTCATCGGCATACAGGGGATTGATATCCAGATGGGTTATCTGTGGAAGGTCTATAAAAAGCTGTGAGACCTGAATAAGTGTAAGGCAGAGGTCTTCAATATCAACTGCCGGCTGTGTTGGGGTACCTGAAAGGAGTCTTGAAATATTCGTACGGCCAATAAGTTCCCTCGCCAGACTCATGTTAAGGGGAACTATGGAAACAGCCTGATCAAGTACAAGTTCTCTGGTCATTCCGCCATGACCAAAGTGAACTATGGGGCCGAATTTTTCGTCAATTGAGCCGGAAATGAAAAGTTCGAATGCTCCCGGTCTGCGTCCCATTTTCTGGACCGTAAAGCCGTCTATATATGCATCTGGACGCTGTTTGTTGACCCTTGTCAGTATGTGTGCCGCGGCATCCCAGACCTTATCGGGGCTTTCAAGGTCCAGAGCGACACCACCGACATCAAAGGGATGGCTGATCTGCGGTGAACGAAGCTTCAGTGCCACCGGACATCCCATTTCATCCGCGGCTATGACGGCTTCTTTCGCCGAAAGGGCAAATCTTGTTTCAACAACAGGAATACCGTAAGCCGCCATTACTTTTCTTGCTTCACTTTCACTTAGAGTTTCCCGGCCGTCTTTCAGGGCTTTGGAAACTATTTTTCTTGCTCTTTCAGTATCCGGGAAAAAGTCTGTCGGCAGTGAGTCCGGTGTCTCTGTCAGCAGCTCCTGACTGCGCTGGTATTGGGCCATATACATAAAAGCCCTGACAGCATGGTCTTCGCTGACATAAGTCGGGATTCCGGCAGCAGAAAAGACCTGCCTGCCTTTTCGGGCCATTCCTGATCCAAGCCAGGCCGTGAGAACCATTCTTTTAATTTTTTTAAGGCCGCTGGAAAGATCTTCAGCTATCTGGAGGCTTGAAATTCCGGCAAAGGGAACATGTACGATAAGCACAGCGTCAACGCCTTTGTCTTTAAACAGAATTTTGACAACCTCGGCGCATGTTTTTCCATCAGCATTAAATGACAGCTTAACAGGATTGGATCTATTCCAGCTGCCATTAAGGATTCCATCCAGCTTTTCTTTTGTTTCTTCACTGAATGAAGCAATTGTTCCGCCTCGTCTGATGAGACTGTCGGCGGCGGTTAGTCCCGCGCTTGATCCGTTGACTATAATTGCCAGCTTATTTCCTCTTACGGGCTGGCGCAGGGTGGCGATGGTCTGTGCTGCATCAAAAAGTTCATCAATGGTCTGCACTCTAAGCATACCGGCGCGTTTAAAAGCAACATCATATA from Maridesulfovibrio bastinii DSM 16055 includes:
- the hisI gene encoding phosphoribosyl-AMP cyclohydrolase — encoded protein: MIKPDFEKMKGLVPAIAQDAETGEVLMMAYMNEESWNKTIETGEAHYWSRSRQTLWHKGGTSGHVQKIKSIRIDCDDDTLVLLIEQIGGAACHKGYRSCFYRELKDGKVTECSPVVFDPKEVYK
- a CDS encoding Fur family transcriptional regulator → MKPAQIVFTDFLAKQKLKMTPQRKLILEIFLREEGHLSSEELYNIIREEDPSIGQATVYRTLKLLAESGIAKAVDFNDGVLRYEHKYGHEHHDHLVCEHCGKTIEALDPEIEHLQEKLANKHGFALTHHEMYLFGVCKECKEKGE
- the nhaA gene encoding Na+/H+ antiporter NhaA, with amino-acid sequence MSEDTNSKNLEPVLPIEKILQPFNDFIRIESSGGIVLILSTILALVWANSPWGGLYESFKNMTVTIGAGDFVLSKPAVLWINDGLMAIFFFLVGLEIKREVLVGELNSLKHAMLPIFAAVGGMVAPALFYALFNHGTSSAGGWGIPMATDIAFSLGILSLLGKRAPLSLKIFLTAVAIVDDIGAILVIAIFYSSGISLYLIGFAIFLLVVMFVMNKLGVRSPIPYVILGGLMWLAFLKSGIHATVAGVLAAMAIPARSEICCNNFLVSARDSLGEYEMSGGSGDTVLSNKRMLSALGDLHNTVLLASPPLKRIEHNLHYWVAFGIMPIFALANAGIDFTPDNGTAINLFHPVSFGIICGLILGKVVGICLASFIAVKSGAAEMPSGMVPGHFFGASLLAGIGFTMSIFITTLAWDDSSEFIATAKLSILLASAIAGLAGFLVLRTCRLSVGCSIDN
- a CDS encoding sensor histidine kinase, which produces MSECLDLLEEIESLKNKLARKSEDLDFCERRFRKIVEHTPSGVCITDENGIFEYVNPAYCKIYGYEANDLLGKSFLMIVPEKNRHFMEELHRKYIDGEEEVQGEWEVVDSKGQIKNIIADASMLTDGDGKKYKATFIVDITSRRRIEELRKDVERMTRHDLRSPLSSLIHLPELMRDLGPLTAEQSDLMELVRLSGKRMLNMLSMSMELFKMEEGAYAPDLKEFNLIDLLKRVFYEVTMNMSIDSSSCVLENGDCLIIRADENLIESLFYNLVTNAFEASESLPDKEPVKVRINCNEKEVIVDILNRGEVPPEVRETFFDKYVTSGKKKGTGIGTYMASMAAEVHGGKISLNSSVPGFTLVSVTLPRTED
- a CDS encoding metalloregulator ArsR/SmtB family transcription factor codes for the protein MPRTVAKSQLNEVFATVAKGLAHANRVELVELLSQGERDVDSLAQASNMSVANTSHHLKILRQCGLIYSRQEGQRVIYFLSDNKVISLMIHLHHVAIKNLPELNRLLSETLPSNAPLENIAAEKFDELVSSENILIFDLRPQTEYDSGHIPGAVSATTDSIKDIPDCSDKKMCAVYCRSTFCPSPYIAAGILAEKGYRVFNLEGGFPAWRLAGNEITVTLKN
- a CDS encoding SLC13 family permease; its protein translation is MHNKLRSAGLIIAACLILAIEIYMSGYSWQSRVVAGSVVFLICCWGFQIISEGTAAILFFLTLAASNAVEPAVIFSGFTTPAFWLVFSGLIIGKAIRESGLSRRLASIFPVTDKTTYRSLLAKIICGGLIFSFFIPSAMGRIVILTPILIGLAKDCGFTARDKGYAGIVLAGILGTYMPPFAILPANLPNIVFAGSAKAIYDYDIGYMHYLLVNFPVLGLLKGICIWAVLCFFFPSNLDCQDIKIKNDNWSIREKGTIAVLLAALALWMLDSIHGISPGWISMGAAIILLLPLRGWFGRELLGGLKIETLLFVACAIGLGNIIKSVDLSSILIKHLLQVMPFNQDGGIINLPPLLALFMSTGLFTSMPSIPSIMVPLIKDLAVAGNMPLHTVLMLLVPAFSTIIFPYQAPPLVVGNQTAELPYRSILITCLTLALITVFILFPLDLLWWKVIGINITAS
- a CDS encoding bifunctional acetate--CoA ligase family protein/GNAT family N-acetyltransferase, whose product is MSVINLKSLFQPSSVAVIGATNDAGNAGNILMRNLMGGGFLGPVMPVAADDEAISGVLTYKSVSELPKIPDLAIICRPLEECPEIIIQLRKRGVKAAAIIGPGYTTQDEDERKKIRKNLVIAAQPPKMRLLGPKSLGLIIPHMNLNASIAPLVAKQGKIAFVSQSDSFITTVLDWADSNEIGFSHVISLGSRVDLSFSDVLDYLGSDPMTRSILLYVESIRNAREFMSAARAASRNKPVLTIRPGQALERIKNGLVRLDRPLDPLSDEIYDVAFKRAGMLRVQTIDELFDAAQTIATLRQPVRGNKLAIIVNGSSAGLTAADSLIRRGGTIASFSEETKEKLDGILNGSWNRSNPVKLSFNADGKTCAEVVKILFKDKGVDAVLIVHVPFAGISSLQIAEDLSSGLKKIKRMVLTAWLGSGMARKGRQVFSAAGIPTYVSEDHAVRAFMYMAQYQRSQELLTETPDSLPTDFFPDTERARKIVSKALKDGRETLSESEARKVMAAYGIPVVETRFALSAKEAVIAADEMGCPVALKLRSPQISHPFDVGGVALDLESPDKVWDAAAHILTRVNKQRPDAYIDGFTVQKMGRRPGAFELFISGSIDEKFGPIVHFGHGGMTRELVLDQAVSIVPLNMSLARELIGRTNISRLLSGTPTQPAVDIEDLCLTLIQVSQLFIDLPQITHLDINPLYADESGVLALGAKIEVTGCGEKCPQLAIRPYPRELEESVTLKDGRHVTLRPIRPEDEPAHYSFLTQISDEDMRMRFFGVVRREFDHKDMSRFTQIDYDREMAFIATTQSDDGIPETLGVVRTSTIPDNSEAEFAILVRSDMQGSGLGSILFKKIIGYTKERRTEFLVGQTLFENKAMQGLAKKFGFEITENEDEDIVDLKLDCSK